The Rhodohalobacter sp. SW132 genome includes a region encoding these proteins:
- the nagB gene encoding glucosamine-6-phosphate deaminase, producing MSDLKPRMDSIDPKLSYYEKIPTVVYEESSDASVAVAKEIASLIRDRDKQNRKAVLGLATGSTPVRVYDELVRIHKEEGLSFKNVITFNLDEYYPIEPNSLQSYVRFMNEHLFDHIDIPEDQVHIPDGTISEEKVHQYCEQYEQKIRDAGGIDIQLLGIGRTGHIGFNEPGSRPDSLTRLITLDKITRKDAASDFFGEEHVPRRAITMGVGTILDAEKIIMLAWGEGKAPIIKESVEGEINETVPATYLQNHDNTLVVLDGASSEKLTRIHTPWILTSCDWNDQLIRKAVVWLCQKLDKPILKLTDENYNENGMGDLIATKGPAYNINIKVFNELQHTITGWPGGKPNEDDKYRPERAEPFPKRALIFSPHPDDDVISMGGTLIRLVDHGHDVHVAYQTSGNIAVFDDDVIRFADFVTDYAGTFGMKDEKAEHLFDEITDFLKNKEPGQIDSPEIKEIKGLIRRGEAKAAGRYCGVPDENLHFLDMPFYETGRVKKKPLSDEDVQITIDLLRKIRPHQIYAAGDLSDPHGTHRVCLKAIFLALEQVKDEDWAKDCYVWLYRGAWQEWDVNEIEMAVPLSPHELTRKRRAIFKHQSQKDRPLFPGSDTREFWQRSEDRNRGTAITYDELGLAEYEAIEGFVRYHFF from the coding sequence ATGAGTGATTTAAAACCTCGAATGGATTCTATAGATCCAAAACTTAGTTATTATGAGAAAATCCCCACTGTCGTTTACGAAGAGAGCTCTGATGCATCCGTCGCGGTGGCTAAAGAAATTGCTTCACTGATCCGTGACCGGGATAAACAAAACAGGAAGGCTGTATTGGGTTTGGCAACCGGATCAACCCCGGTCCGTGTCTATGACGAGCTTGTTCGCATTCACAAAGAAGAGGGACTATCGTTCAAAAACGTCATTACCTTTAATCTGGATGAATACTACCCGATTGAACCAAATTCTTTGCAGAGCTACGTTCGGTTTATGAACGAGCACCTGTTCGATCACATAGATATTCCTGAGGACCAGGTACACATCCCGGATGGAACGATCTCCGAGGAAAAAGTACATCAGTATTGCGAACAGTATGAGCAAAAAATCCGGGATGCGGGAGGTATTGATATTCAGTTGCTGGGTATCGGCCGCACCGGTCATATCGGGTTCAACGAACCGGGGTCACGCCCTGATTCACTCACTCGACTCATCACACTCGATAAAATAACGCGTAAAGATGCTGCCAGCGATTTTTTTGGTGAGGAGCATGTTCCGCGGCGAGCCATAACGATGGGTGTGGGCACTATCCTGGATGCTGAGAAAATTATCATGCTGGCCTGGGGTGAAGGCAAAGCTCCCATTATTAAAGAATCGGTAGAGGGTGAAATCAACGAAACGGTTCCGGCTACCTACCTGCAGAATCACGATAACACACTGGTTGTACTTGATGGAGCATCCTCTGAAAAACTGACGCGTATCCACACACCGTGGATTCTCACTTCTTGCGACTGGAACGATCAGCTGATTCGAAAAGCAGTTGTATGGCTCTGCCAAAAGCTTGACAAACCGATCCTTAAACTGACGGATGAGAACTACAATGAAAACGGAATGGGCGACCTGATCGCCACAAAAGGACCGGCTTATAACATCAACATCAAGGTTTTTAACGAGCTGCAGCACACCATCACGGGCTGGCCGGGTGGTAAACCTAATGAAGACGATAAGTACCGACCTGAGCGCGCTGAACCGTTTCCCAAGAGGGCACTCATCTTCAGCCCTCACCCGGATGATGACGTGATCTCCATGGGAGGAACGTTGATTCGTCTTGTAGATCATGGCCATGATGTACACGTAGCCTATCAAACCTCCGGCAACATTGCTGTTTTTGATGATGATGTGATTCGGTTTGCAGATTTTGTGACCGATTATGCCGGTACATTTGGTATGAAGGATGAAAAAGCGGAACACCTGTTTGATGAAATTACTGACTTCCTGAAGAACAAAGAGCCCGGACAAATTGATTCGCCTGAAATTAAAGAGATCAAAGGGTTGATACGGCGCGGCGAAGCCAAAGCTGCCGGACGGTATTGCGGTGTTCCTGATGAAAATCTTCATTTCCTCGACATGCCTTTTTATGAAACCGGGCGGGTGAAGAAAAAGCCATTGTCTGATGAGGACGTTCAAATTACCATCGACCTGTTACGAAAGATCCGGCCTCATCAGATTTATGCCGCCGGGGACCTTTCTGATCCGCACGGAACGCATCGGGTGTGTTTAAAGGCGATTTTTCTTGCCCTTGAACAGGTTAAAGATGAAGACTGGGCAAAAGACTGCTATGTATGGCTGTACCGCGGTGCATGGCAGGAGTGGGATGTAAATGAAATAGAAATGGCCGTTCCGCTGAGCCCTCATGAACTTACGCGTAAACGCAGGGCCATTTTTAAGCATCAGTCACAAAAAGACCGTCCGCTCTTTCCCGGATCTGATACTCGCGAATTCTGGCAGCGGTCAGAAGATCGAAACAGAGGCACCGCCATCACCTACGACGAGCTTGGACTTGCGGAGTATGAAGCAATAGAGGGCTTCGTGCGGTATCACTTTTTTTAA
- a CDS encoding zinc-dependent metalloprotease has translation MQRPTTILLLLLFTFHFSFLASGCQTTETATDTSERSAIPSQAEQSEGLFTVYQSGDKIFYEIPEEMLGRDMAIMSRIAKTAEGLGWGGDRLAGQQVVQWDRRGDKILLRGVSYSNNADENLPVYEAVQNSNFPTIIESFDIVESRNGSVVIEVSDLYLKDSRLFGLQNRHRQQYTVRSLDRNRSFMEFVKAFPENIEVRTVLTYNADNPPSQQRTGSISIEVNHSMILLPEEPMRPRLFDERVAMISVSQTDYGSDAQYSRTKRYVTRFRLEPVDEEAYLRGELVEPKNPIVFYIDPATPEEWRPYFKEGINEWTVAFEEAGFKNAIRAEMAPVDDPDFSLLDARYSVIRYVANPIHSANAGPDVIDPRSGETIRAHINMYHNVMKRLHWWSQSQTGPRNPEVQKPHLSTEEMGQYLQYVVSHELAHALGYPHNQRGNTAYSIEDLRDPDFTNRYGNSSSVVGRTRFNYVAQPEDGDIKVHRNVGEYDIWSVKWAYSYLPQFDTPEEEQELLNEWVLERADNPAMQFGYGRGDFDPTQTTESIGDDWVRASELGMKNLHRVIPNLLTWMGEEGETYDEVRMRYMQMFVHWGRMTERVITAIGGSREEHKRFGQDGPVYTALTKEDQQRSMNFLDEHLFATPEWLLDKELVRKFEYVGTVERVRWYQVTGLNALLSPHRLERLVEQHAMLGDDAYGPAEMLDDLRGSIWYELNGSDRVDTYRRNLQRAYIDRMEYLLNEASAEAGNPPGDYRPDIGMENLRTDFHIQQSDIRPLVMEQLRELHSDVERAINGASDRYTRTHLEYVKKRVEGLI, from the coding sequence ATGCAACGACCCACTACCATTCTCCTGCTCCTCCTTTTCACGTTTCACTTTTCATTTCTCGCTTCAGGCTGCCAGACTACCGAAACCGCAACGGATACCTCAGAACGTTCTGCGATTCCATCCCAAGCTGAACAGAGCGAAGGGCTATTTACCGTTTATCAATCAGGCGACAAAATCTTTTACGAAATCCCTGAAGAAATGCTCGGCCGAGATATGGCAATTATGAGCCGCATTGCAAAAACCGCGGAAGGCCTTGGCTGGGGCGGCGATCGCCTGGCCGGACAGCAGGTGGTGCAGTGGGACCGGCGCGGGGATAAAATTCTGCTTCGCGGGGTATCTTACAGCAACAACGCCGATGAAAATCTGCCGGTATATGAAGCGGTTCAGAACTCAAACTTTCCGACCATTATTGAGTCTTTTGACATTGTGGAGTCGCGTAACGGATCAGTGGTGATCGAGGTGAGTGATCTTTATCTGAAAGATTCCCGGCTTTTTGGCCTTCAGAACCGTCATCGTCAGCAGTATACGGTTCGCAGCCTCGACCGCAATCGTTCATTTATGGAGTTTGTGAAGGCGTTTCCAGAAAATATTGAAGTGCGAACCGTGCTCACCTACAACGCTGACAACCCTCCATCGCAGCAGCGAACGGGATCGATTTCGATTGAGGTGAATCACAGCATGATTCTGCTCCCGGAAGAGCCGATGCGTCCGCGCCTTTTTGATGAGCGCGTGGCGATGATCAGCGTATCGCAGACCGACTACGGAAGTGATGCCCAGTACAGCAGGACGAAACGATACGTGACCCGCTTCCGTCTCGAACCGGTGGATGAAGAGGCCTATCTGCGGGGTGAGCTGGTGGAACCGAAAAACCCGATTGTATTCTATATCGACCCGGCAACGCCTGAAGAGTGGAGGCCCTATTTTAAAGAAGGAATCAACGAATGGACAGTTGCATTCGAGGAAGCCGGATTCAAAAATGCGATCCGCGCCGAGATGGCCCCGGTGGATGATCCCGATTTCAGCCTGCTCGATGCACGCTACTCGGTGATCCGTTATGTGGCCAACCCGATCCACTCCGCCAACGCCGGACCTGACGTGATCGACCCGCGTTCCGGTGAGACGATCCGTGCCCACATCAACATGTACCATAACGTGATGAAGCGGCTGCACTGGTGGTCGCAAAGCCAGACCGGCCCGAGAAATCCGGAGGTTCAAAAACCGCATCTTTCAACAGAGGAGATGGGACAGTATCTGCAATATGTGGTATCGCACGAGCTGGCGCATGCGCTCGGCTATCCCCACAACCAGCGCGGCAACACCGCCTATTCCATTGAAGATCTTCGCGATCCCGACTTCACGAACCGATACGGCAACTCCTCCTCCGTGGTGGGGCGAACCCGCTTCAACTATGTCGCCCAGCCGGAAGATGGTGATATAAAAGTGCACCGGAATGTGGGCGAGTACGACATCTGGTCGGTAAAGTGGGCCTACTCCTACCTCCCGCAGTTCGACACTCCCGAAGAGGAGCAGGAGCTGCTGAACGAATGGGTACTCGAGCGGGCCGATAACCCGGCGATGCAGTTCGGTTACGGCCGAGGTGATTTTGATCCCACACAGACGACTGAATCGATCGGTGACGACTGGGTGCGCGCCAGCGAGCTCGGCATGAAGAATCTTCACCGCGTGATTCCAAATCTTCTCACCTGGATGGGCGAGGAGGGCGAAACCTACGATGAAGTGCGGATGCGCTACATGCAGATGTTTGTCCACTGGGGACGCATGACCGAGCGCGTGATTACCGCGATTGGCGGCTCGCGTGAGGAACACAAACGATTTGGTCAGGATGGGCCGGTTTATACGGCACTGACCAAAGAAGACCAGCAGCGATCGATGAACTTCCTCGATGAGCACTTGTTCGCCACACCTGAGTGGCTGCTCGATAAAGAGCTGGTCCGAAAGTTTGAATATGTGGGCACCGTGGAACGCGTTCGATGGTACCAAGTCACCGGTTTGAATGCACTGCTCTCGCCGCACCGTCTTGAGAGACTTGTGGAACAGCACGCCATGCTGGGTGATGACGCCTACGGTCCGGCCGAGATGCTGGATGACCTTCGGGGCAGTATCTGGTATGAACTCAACGGCAGTGACCGCGTGGACACCTACCGCCGAAATCTACAGCGGGCATATATCGATCGGATGGAGTACCTGCTGAACGAAGCTTCCGCCGAAGCCGGTAACCCTCCGGGCGATTATCGCCCCGATATCGGAATGGAAAACCTGCGGACCGATTTCCACATCCAGCAATCCGATATCCGTCCGCTTGTGATGGAACAGCTCCGCGAACTGCACAGCGACGTGGAAAGAGCAATCAACGGAGCGAGCGACCGGTATACGCGTACTCACCTGGAGTATGTGAAAAAGAGGGTGGAGGGGTTGATTTAG
- a CDS encoding DUF1080 domain-containing protein, with product MNRDYITKIKLVSFTLLFVVFAMMSTAAYAQNDDYKSIFNGENLSGWIIPEGDGGHWQVIDGVIDYDAMSEAEGDKNLWTEDEYGDFVLRIEWRLKDTPFINPNVPIIRPDGSHQLDANGEILRMSVPDADSGIYLRGMSKAQVNIWTWPIGSGEVYGYRMDPDMPPEVVAGVTPTTFADNHIGEWNAFEITMIGDRLTVVLNDQLIIDDVQLPGVNDRGPIALQHHGSKVDGEWTSSPSLVQFRNIYIKEL from the coding sequence ATGAATAGAGACTATATTACAAAAATCAAACTTGTATCCTTTACGCTTCTTTTCGTCGTATTTGCCATGATGAGCACGGCGGCTTATGCCCAGAACGATGATTATAAATCGATTTTTAATGGAGAGAACCTTTCCGGGTGGATCATTCCTGAAGGTGATGGCGGTCACTGGCAGGTTATTGACGGGGTTATTGATTACGATGCAATGAGTGAGGCAGAAGGAGATAAAAACCTCTGGACAGAGGATGAATATGGAGATTTTGTTCTTCGTATCGAATGGCGGCTTAAAGATACCCCCTTCATCAATCCGAATGTTCCGATTATCCGGCCTGATGGTTCTCATCAACTGGATGCAAACGGTGAGATTTTAAGAATGTCAGTCCCTGATGCTGATTCAGGTATCTATTTGCGTGGTATGTCGAAAGCCCAGGTTAATATCTGGACCTGGCCAATCGGTTCAGGTGAAGTTTATGGATACAGGATGGATCCTGATATGCCTCCTGAGGTGGTTGCCGGAGTTACACCCACAACATTTGCTGATAATCACATCGGTGAGTGGAATGCTTTTGAAATTACCATGATAGGAGACCGACTGACTGTTGTTCTTAATGATCAATTAATCATTGATGATGTACAGCTTCCTGGCGTAAACGATCGCGGACCCATTGCACTTCAGCATCACGGCAGCAAAGTGGATGGTGAATGGACAAGTTCACCATCTCTTGTTCAGTTTCGAAATATCTATATCAAGGAACTTTGA
- the pruA gene encoding L-glutamate gamma-semialdehyde dehydrogenase codes for MSNAYFHIEEPKNEHYLSYAPGTPERDELKKTLTELKKDELEIPAVINGKEIKTDRTIDLHPPHDLNHKLGTVHLCGEKEVKQAIEGALEARQKWAETPWQDRAAIFLRAADIITGPWRSKMNAVTMLAQSKTPHQSEIESVGELADFLRFNAWYLTKIYKDQPYSPDGMWNRVEYRPLEGFVFAVSPFNFTAIAGNLPAAPALCGNVVIWKPSIESVYSSWFVLQALKAAGLPDGVIQFLPGEGADVGDPALESEHLSGLHFTGSEGTFNHLWKTIGKNIDKYRTYPRIVGETGGKDFIFAHNSADIDRLVPATVRGAFEYQGQKCSAASRMYVPKSIWDDFSKKLKAEVKNVKMGDVEDFSNFMGAVISRKAFDKISEYIDYVKESDDAEIIAGGGYDDSKGYFIEPTVVVTTDPKFRTMKEEIFGPVLTIYVYEDEKFEETLDLCDGTSKYALTGAIWARDRYTINHMANRLKNSAGNFYINDKPTGAVVNQQPFGGARKSGTNDKAGSMVNLYRWISMRSIKETYAGPKEFEYPYMGEEK; via the coding sequence ATGTCAAACGCTTATTTCCATATTGAAGAGCCGAAAAACGAACACTACCTCTCCTACGCGCCGGGAACTCCGGAACGTGACGAATTGAAAAAGACACTCACCGAACTGAAGAAAGACGAGCTTGAAATTCCGGCCGTCATCAACGGGAAGGAGATTAAGACCGATCGCACGATTGATCTGCACCCGCCCCACGACCTGAACCACAAACTGGGTACCGTTCATCTTTGCGGAGAAAAAGAGGTGAAGCAGGCGATTGAAGGCGCACTTGAAGCCCGTCAAAAATGGGCAGAAACTCCGTGGCAGGACCGTGCGGCGATTTTTCTCCGTGCTGCCGATATCATCACCGGTCCGTGGCGATCTAAAATGAATGCGGTTACGATGCTGGCTCAGTCCAAAACCCCGCATCAATCAGAAATTGAAAGTGTTGGCGAACTGGCCGACTTTCTCAGATTTAATGCATGGTATCTCACCAAAATCTATAAAGATCAGCCTTACTCCCCCGACGGAATGTGGAATCGTGTGGAGTATCGTCCGCTGGAAGGATTTGTTTTTGCCGTATCCCCCTTCAACTTCACCGCCATTGCCGGTAATCTGCCGGCCGCACCTGCTTTATGCGGAAACGTGGTGATCTGGAAACCATCCATCGAGTCGGTCTATTCGAGCTGGTTTGTGCTTCAGGCGCTGAAGGCAGCCGGACTCCCTGATGGCGTGATTCAGTTCCTTCCGGGTGAAGGCGCTGATGTAGGTGATCCCGCGCTGGAAAGCGAACATCTGTCCGGACTTCACTTTACCGGATCAGAAGGTACATTCAACCACCTCTGGAAAACGATTGGCAAGAATATTGACAAGTACCGCACCTACCCTCGCATTGTGGGCGAGACCGGTGGTAAGGATTTCATCTTTGCACACAACAGTGCCGATATCGACAGACTGGTTCCTGCTACAGTACGTGGTGCGTTTGAGTACCAGGGACAGAAATGCTCGGCAGCATCCCGCATGTACGTTCCCAAATCAATCTGGGACGATTTCAGCAAGAAGCTGAAAGCTGAAGTGAAGAACGTAAAAATGGGCGATGTTGAGGATTTCTCAAATTTCATGGGAGCCGTCATCAGCCGCAAGGCGTTCGATAAAATCTCTGAATACATCGACTACGTTAAAGAGTCTGATGATGCCGAGATCATCGCCGGAGGCGGATATGATGACAGCAAAGGTTACTTTATTGAGCCGACTGTTGTGGTAACCACCGACCCTAAATTCCGAACGATGAAAGAAGAGATCTTTGGCCCTGTTCTGACGATTTATGTTTATGAGGATGAGAAGTTTGAAGAGACACTCGACCTCTGCGACGGAACTTCAAAATACGCGCTCACCGGAGCCATTTGGGCGCGCGACCGGTATACCATCAACCATATGGCAAACCGACTGAAAAACAGCGCCGGCAACTTCTACATCAACGACAAGCCGACCGGGGCGGTGGTGAATCAGCAGCCGTTCGGAGGTGCACGAAAATCGGGCACTAACGACAAAGCCGGAAGCATGGTGAACCTCTACCGATGGATCTCCATGCGGTCGATCAAAGAGACCTACGCCGGACCGAAGGAATTTGAATATCCGTATATGGGTGAGGAGAAGTGA
- a CDS encoding collagen-like protein, producing the protein MRKTIKFFFAAISIFLLLQGCGERGPMGPEGPRGPQGPQGPEILPTSFEFEVDLLPSNNFEYIQPIPSQIEVFSSDVMLAYVFEEYIAEDDLEVWRKLPLNEFNSSGTLLMDFDFTTIDVRIFLDANYTLSGADEFEGLLIRAVHIPADFLSTSKAQQAMQAGTFNDLQQVIGSEVNHLKLD; encoded by the coding sequence ATGAGAAAAACGATAAAATTCTTCTTCGCCGCGATATCTATCTTTTTATTGCTTCAGGGCTGCGGTGAGCGCGGACCGATGGGACCGGAAGGCCCGAGAGGTCCTCAAGGACCACAGGGACCCGAAATTCTTCCCACATCATTTGAGTTTGAGGTTGATCTGCTTCCATCTAATAATTTTGAATATATTCAGCCAATTCCTTCACAAATAGAGGTCTTTTCTTCTGATGTGATGCTCGCTTATGTGTTTGAAGAGTACATCGCCGAGGATGACCTCGAAGTTTGGAGAAAACTTCCCCTGAATGAATTCAACAGCAGCGGCACTCTCCTTATGGATTTTGACTTCACCACGATTGATGTCCGAATTTTCCTGGATGCCAACTACACCCTCAGCGGCGCTGACGAGTTTGAGGGATTACTAATCCGAGCGGTACACATTCCCGCAGATTTTCTTAGCACTTCCAAGGCTCAGCAGGCGATGCAGGCCGGCACGTTTAATGATCTGCAGCAGGTGATCGGCAGCGAAGTAAACCATTTAAAACTGGATTAA
- a CDS encoding enoyl-CoA hydratase/isomerase family protein: protein MPENGTISHTVNNQISTIEFFHPKGNSLPGKLLMELTQKIEEASLHPESRVIVIKSGGDGAFCAGASFDELLAISNLDEGKEFFMGFANVINAMRRSTKFIIARIHGKVVGGGVGIAASADFVFAHTSASVKLSELAVGLGPFVVGPAVGRKIGVGAFTSLSVDARSWYDASWALTNNLYSKVLDSLEEMDEAIAKLAGELAASNPQAMKELREIQWNGTGHWGPTLEQRAEISGRLVLSDFTREFIEEFKKK, encoded by the coding sequence TACAATTGAATTTTTTCACCCCAAAGGAAATTCTCTGCCCGGCAAACTGCTGATGGAGCTTACACAAAAGATTGAAGAGGCTTCATTACATCCGGAATCACGCGTAATTGTCATTAAAAGTGGTGGTGACGGAGCTTTCTGTGCCGGCGCTTCATTTGATGAGCTTCTCGCCATTTCTAACCTTGATGAAGGAAAAGAGTTTTTTATGGGATTCGCCAACGTGATCAACGCCATGCGGCGATCCACCAAGTTTATCATCGCGAGAATTCATGGAAAAGTCGTTGGGGGAGGTGTGGGTATCGCCGCATCTGCCGATTTTGTATTTGCTCACACATCAGCATCTGTTAAACTAAGCGAACTTGCTGTGGGGCTCGGGCCATTTGTTGTGGGACCTGCCGTGGGAAGAAAAATCGGAGTGGGTGCTTTTACCAGCCTTTCCGTTGATGCGCGGTCGTGGTATGATGCCAGCTGGGCACTGACCAACAATCTCTACAGCAAAGTGCTGGACTCCCTCGAGGAGATGGATGAGGCAATCGCCAAACTTGCGGGCGAATTAGCTGCCAGCAATCCCCAGGCGATGAAGGAACTCAGGGAAATTCAATGGAACGGTACAGGTCACTGGGGCCCGACACTCGAGCAGCGTGCTGAAATCAGCGGACGTCTGGTTCTTTCTGATTTCACCCGTGAATTTATCGAAGAGTTCAAGAAGAAGTAG
- a CDS encoding Gfo/Idh/MocA family protein, whose translation MEKFSRKNFLKNSALGIAGLTVSPLIGKAGASYKELNIQDWKEKFSANDRIQVAAIGMGIISHYNVRTALEVPGVEIVAAADCYDSRLGRAKEVYGDDIFTTKDYREILNRSDVDAVILSTPDHWHARMSIDAFEAGKHVFCEKPMIQKIEEGNQVIQAHRSSNMVMQVGSQFASDMIFLKAAELFRSGAIGELNQIVATYNRNSSLGAWQYSIPESASPDNVDWDMFLGHAPQRSWDPKRFFRWRNYDDYGTGVPGDLFVHLFTGIHTVVGSNGPTQISSFGGLRSWLDGRDAYDVINGQYHYPETENHPEFTLVLQSNLADGGGTGTRFQFIGDEGALEVNPGSSVKLTRIPRREPSVDELVRGYNSVSTFSEDVRNEFEERLLEERSKQAVFQPDMEKTEEFRAPVGYDSRLDHFVNFFDSIRNGESEFEDSTFGFRAAAPALLTNTSLREQRVIHWDPENMEVVS comes from the coding sequence ATGGAAAAATTTTCACGTAAGAATTTCCTAAAAAACAGTGCCCTCGGGATCGCAGGTCTCACCGTGTCGCCTCTGATAGGTAAAGCGGGGGCATCCTACAAAGAACTAAACATCCAAGACTGGAAAGAGAAGTTTTCAGCTAACGACCGAATTCAGGTTGCCGCTATCGGAATGGGAATTATTTCTCATTACAATGTCCGTACCGCACTGGAAGTTCCGGGGGTTGAAATTGTTGCTGCCGCTGATTGTTACGATTCCCGGCTCGGACGTGCCAAAGAGGTTTATGGTGATGACATATTTACCACTAAAGATTATCGTGAAATATTAAACCGCTCCGATGTGGACGCCGTTATTCTTAGCACGCCTGATCACTGGCACGCCCGCATGTCAATCGATGCCTTTGAAGCCGGCAAACATGTTTTCTGTGAAAAGCCAATGATTCAAAAAATAGAAGAAGGTAACCAGGTTATCCAGGCACACAGAAGCAGTAACATGGTAATGCAGGTCGGAAGCCAGTTTGCCAGTGATATGATTTTCTTAAAGGCAGCTGAACTTTTCAGATCGGGAGCAATAGGGGAATTGAATCAGATTGTGGCCACCTATAACCGTAATTCTTCGCTGGGTGCCTGGCAATATTCCATTCCCGAAAGTGCTTCTCCCGACAATGTAGACTGGGATATGTTTCTGGGACACGCCCCTCAGCGTTCCTGGGATCCAAAGCGATTTTTCCGCTGGAGAAATTATGACGATTACGGTACCGGCGTACCCGGAGACCTGTTTGTGCACCTCTTTACCGGTATTCATACCGTAGTAGGATCCAATGGACCAACTCAAATATCGAGTTTTGGCGGACTCCGGTCCTGGCTGGACGGCAGAGATGCCTATGATGTGATAAATGGTCAATATCATTACCCTGAGACCGAAAATCATCCTGAATTTACGCTTGTTTTACAAAGTAACCTGGCAGACGGCGGCGGGACCGGAACGCGTTTTCAGTTTATTGGGGATGAAGGAGCTCTTGAAGTCAACCCCGGTTCATCCGTAAAACTGACCCGCATTCCCCGCAGGGAACCTTCTGTAGATGAACTTGTGAGAGGCTATAACTCTGTTTCAACGTTCTCGGAAGATGTTCGGAATGAGTTTGAAGAAAGGCTATTGGAAGAGCGCTCCAAACAGGCAGTATTTCAGCCTGATATGGAAAAAACAGAAGAGTTTCGGGCACCTGTTGGATATGATTCCCGGCTTGATCATTTTGTGAATTTCTTCGATTCCATTCGAAATGGTGAATCTGAGTTTGAAGATTCAACATTTGGATTCCGTGCCGCTGCCCCAGCCTTGCTGACCAATACAAGCCTACGTGAGCAGCGGGTTATTCACTGGGATCCAGAGAATATGGAAGTGGTATCGTAA
- a CDS encoding DUF1080 domain-containing protein, with product MKHFLLIYVIFLVPALVFAQPTVPGSEALGSWNITVTIEDEELENLGLFRHGVYTDEGFPAWLEVKLSGFSTFVGYYVGYEGSARPISEIHFDEEEQKYHFSIPPQWMDINEDIYFEFALENDTLEGFKVLDGNTLHFTGVRAPSLKREEPPVWGSPKNLLDDNMSRWIIPQNNQFRMADGVLVNEDIGGNLITNERFDDFKLSVEFRYPEGSNSGIYLRGRYEIQIADHYGMEINDMLMGGIYGFIEPSVNAAKQAEEWQKMEITLVGRHVTVVLNDIEVISNRPIPGITGGSLNSNEGEPGPIMLQGDHGPIDFRKIVITPSAN from the coding sequence ATGAAACACTTTTTACTCATATATGTGATTTTTCTTGTTCCTGCATTGGTCTTCGCTCAACCGACAGTTCCGGGATCAGAAGCCTTGGGAAGTTGGAATATCACTGTAACTATTGAAGATGAAGAGCTGGAAAATCTTGGACTTTTTCGGCATGGAGTGTATACCGACGAAGGTTTCCCGGCATGGCTCGAAGTAAAACTTTCAGGATTTTCAACTTTTGTCGGTTATTACGTGGGTTATGAGGGAAGTGCTCGTCCGATTTCTGAAATACACTTTGATGAAGAGGAACAGAAATACCATTTTTCTATTCCTCCGCAATGGATGGATATAAATGAAGATATTTACTTTGAATTCGCTCTTGAAAATGACACCCTGGAAGGGTTCAAAGTTCTTGATGGCAACACTCTGCATTTTACAGGAGTTAGAGCGCCAAGCCTTAAAAGAGAAGAACCACCCGTTTGGGGCTCACCCAAAAATCTGCTTGATGATAACATGTCCCGCTGGATCATCCCTCAAAATAACCAGTTCAGAATGGCGGACGGAGTTTTAGTGAATGAGGATATTGGAGGCAACCTGATAACGAACGAGAGGTTTGATGACTTCAAACTAAGCGTTGAATTCAGATATCCGGAAGGCAGCAACAGCGGTATTTATCTGCGCGGACGCTACGAAATTCAGATTGCCGATCATTATGGCATGGAGATCAATGATATGCTTATGGGCGGTATTTATGGATTTATTGAACCTTCAGTGAATGCGGCCAAACAGGCAGAAGAATGGCAGAAAATGGAAATTACACTGGTCGGACGACATGTCACCGTTGTGCTGAATGATATTGAAGTCATTTCAAATCGCCCGATTCCCGGTATAACGGGCGGATCACTGAATAGCAATGAAGGTGAACCCGGACCGATAATGCTTCAGGGCGATCACGGCCCTATTGATTTCAGAAAAATTGTTATAACGCCATCTGCCAATTAG